A genomic stretch from Bacterioplanes sanyensis includes:
- a CDS encoding alpha/beta fold hydrolase: protein MSTTVTVNGTKHGPLLILAHGAGADSNSDFMQQMAEMIAEHGVQVWRFDFPYMIKRQSDGKKRPPDRADKLLQAFLELVEQAARPCMVGGKSMGGRMASMLAQQSTQQDWIRGSVALGYPFHPPGKPEKQRTEHLQSLQKPQLIIQGERDAMGNREEVEQYDLDPQLELFWLADGNHDLKPRKVSGHTHQAHMQQCAEQAALFVQRLLAE from the coding sequence ATGTCGACCACGGTGACCGTCAATGGAACCAAACACGGGCCTTTATTGATATTGGCTCATGGCGCTGGCGCCGATTCAAACAGTGACTTTATGCAGCAGATGGCGGAAATGATCGCCGAGCATGGTGTGCAGGTGTGGCGGTTTGATTTTCCTTACATGATTAAGCGCCAAAGCGACGGTAAGAAACGTCCTCCGGATCGCGCCGACAAGCTGCTGCAAGCATTTCTTGAACTGGTTGAGCAAGCGGCTCGGCCCTGCATGGTTGGCGGTAAATCCATGGGAGGGCGCATGGCTTCGATGTTGGCTCAGCAGTCTACGCAGCAGGATTGGATACGCGGCAGTGTGGCTTTGGGTTATCCCTTTCACCCTCCAGGCAAACCCGAAAAGCAACGTACCGAGCATTTACAGTCGCTGCAAAAACCTCAGTTAATTATTCAGGGTGAGCGAGATGCCATGGGCAATCGAGAAGAAGTGGAGCAGTACGATCTCGACCCTCAGCTTGAATTGTTCTGGCTGGCGGACGGCAATCACGATTTAAAACCTCGCAAGGTCAGTGGCCATACCCACCAAGCGCATATGCAACAGTGTGCCGAGCAAGCTGCACTATTTGTTCAGCGGCTGTTAGCCGAATAG
- the ccoN gene encoding cytochrome-c oxidase, cbb3-type subunit I, whose amino-acid sequence MSTAFDHPEYNYKVVRQFAIMTVVWGIVGMAVGVLIAAQLAWPALNFDTPWLSFGRLRPLHTNAVIFAFGGSALFATSYYIVQRTCRTRLFSDTLASFTFWGWNAIIVAAAITLPMGFTSAKEYAELEWPIDIAVALVWVAYVINFLGTIAIRKESHIYVANWFFAAFMIMVAILYIGNNLAVPVSMFKAYSIYAGTVDAMVQWWWGHNAVGFFLTAGFLGIMYYFVPKQAGRPVYSYRLSIVHFWALISIYVWAGGHHLHYSALPDWAQTAGMIMSLILLAPSWGGMINGMMTLSGAWHKLRNDPILRFLVVSLSFYGMSTFEGPMMSIKTVNALSHNTDWTIGHVHSGALGWVAMVSIGALYHLIPIMFGRKAGDMHSVKLINVHFWLSTIGTVLYIAAMWVNGIMQGLMWRAVNADGTLTYSFVESVEASHGGYVVRVIGGALFLLGMVLMAYNVYMTVRTANKEAENAVPAQA is encoded by the coding sequence ATGAGCACAGCATTTGACCATCCCGAGTACAACTACAAGGTGGTAAGACAGTTTGCCATCATGACTGTAGTTTGGGGCATCGTCGGTATGGCGGTCGGTGTTTTAATCGCCGCTCAGCTGGCCTGGCCTGCACTGAACTTTGATACCCCTTGGCTGTCGTTCGGACGCTTGCGCCCGTTGCACACCAATGCGGTTATTTTCGCGTTTGGCGGTAGCGCCTTGTTCGCAACGTCTTACTACATCGTGCAGCGCACCTGCCGTACCCGCCTGTTCTCGGACACGCTGGCTTCATTTACCTTCTGGGGTTGGAACGCCATCATCGTCGCGGCTGCCATCACCCTGCCAATGGGGTTCACCTCAGCGAAAGAATACGCTGAACTGGAATGGCCAATCGACATCGCTGTGGCGTTAGTATGGGTAGCTTACGTGATCAACTTCCTGGGCACCATCGCGATTCGTAAAGAAAGCCATATTTACGTCGCCAACTGGTTCTTTGCTGCGTTTATGATCATGGTGGCGATTCTGTACATCGGTAACAACCTGGCTGTGCCAGTGTCGATGTTCAAGGCGTACTCCATTTATGCTGGTACCGTCGATGCCATGGTGCAGTGGTGGTGGGGCCACAATGCGGTGGGCTTCTTCCTGACGGCAGGCTTCCTCGGCATTATGTACTACTTCGTACCTAAGCAAGCTGGCCGCCCAGTTTATTCATACCGTCTCTCTATCGTGCACTTCTGGGCACTGATCTCCATTTATGTATGGGCCGGTGGTCACCACTTGCACTACTCTGCGCTGCCAGACTGGGCACAAACTGCGGGCATGATTATGTCATTGATCCTGTTGGCGCCCAGCTGGGGCGGCATGATCAACGGTATGATGACACTGTCAGGCGCTTGGCATAAGCTGCGCAACGATCCTATCTTGCGCTTCCTGGTGGTTTCTCTGTCGTTCTACGGCATGTCGACCTTTGAAGGTCCGATGATGTCGATCAAGACAGTTAACGCTCTGTCACACAACACCGACTGGACCATTGGTCACGTTCACTCTGGCGCCCTGGGCTGGGTAGCGATGGTATCTATTGGTGCCTTGTACCACCTGATTCCAATCATGTTTGGCCGCAAAGCCGGCGACATGCACTCAGTAAAACTGATCAACGTGCACTTCTGGCTGTCGACCATTGGCACCGTGCTGTACATCGCTGCGATGTGGGTGAACGGTATCATGCAGGGTCTGATGTGGCGTGCAGTAAACGCTGACGGCACCCTGACCTACAGCTTTGTTGAATCCGTTGAAGCATCACACGGCGGTTATGTGGTCCGTGTGATCGGTGGTGCGTTGTTCCTGCTGGGCATGGTGCTGATGGCCTACAACGTGTACATGACCGTGCGTACGGCCAACAAAGAAGCCGAAAACGCAGTACCAGCGCAGGCGTAA
- a CDS encoding SDR family NAD(P)-dependent oxidoreductase, whose product MHAEAPATLIAGSHGGIGQALLQTQLQRGPVISISRQPQPAQLTPPAGHVWQHIQADLSDPASVAAVQTQLAEQPIARVFACSGILHDAQHQPEKSLSQLHSEWLLTSMRSNVLSHVHLAQALSKQVSKRSPVHWLSLSAKVGSIEDNGLGGWYSYRMSKAALNMWIKNLSIEWQRKSPDSIVAAVHPGTTDTELSKPFQSRLAQDQLYSAELTAQRLSRVMDELSPAQHGKLLFWDGSILPW is encoded by the coding sequence ATGCACGCAGAAGCACCCGCCACACTCATTGCTGGCAGCCACGGAGGCATTGGCCAAGCGCTGCTGCAAACGCAGTTGCAACGAGGGCCAGTGATCAGCATTTCGCGCCAGCCTCAGCCAGCTCAACTGACACCGCCAGCCGGCCATGTTTGGCAGCACATTCAAGCCGACCTCAGCGACCCAGCCAGCGTCGCTGCGGTGCAAACGCAATTAGCAGAACAGCCAATAGCTCGTGTGTTTGCCTGCAGCGGGATATTGCACGATGCGCAGCATCAACCGGAAAAATCGCTGTCGCAGCTGCACAGTGAGTGGTTACTAACCAGCATGCGCAGTAATGTGCTCAGCCATGTGCATTTGGCTCAGGCGTTGTCCAAGCAAGTTTCCAAGCGCTCTCCTGTGCATTGGTTGTCGCTGTCAGCCAAAGTTGGCAGCATCGAAGACAACGGCCTTGGCGGCTGGTACAGCTACCGCATGAGCAAAGCCGCGCTAAATATGTGGATCAAAAACCTGTCGATTGAATGGCAGCGCAAAAGCCCAGACAGCATTGTCGCGGCGGTGCATCCAGGTACCACAGACACAGAACTATCAAAACCCTTTCAAAGCCGCTTGGCGCAAGATCAGCTGTATTCTGCCGAATTAACCGCTCAACGCTTAAGCCGAGTAATGGACGAGCTAAGTCCCGCGCAGCACGGCAAATTATTGTTCTGGGATGGCAGTATTTTGCCCTGGTAA